A DNA window from Streptomyces bacillaris contains the following coding sequences:
- a CDS encoding amidohydrolase — translation MKSRAAARSEDLVDQPGGGGLPGRLGDELRAELIAFRRDLHMHPELGNQEFRTTAAIKDRLEKAGLRPRVLDVGTGLVCDVGEWDGVTPMLALRADIDALPIPDTKVDVPYRSTVPDRAHACGHDVHTTTVLGAGLVLAGLHRQGLLPNAVRLVFQPAEEVLPGGAVDAIESGVLEGVGRIIAVHCDPKVDAGRIGLRVGPITSACDRLEVSLDGPGGHTARPHLTTDLVTAAARVAVDVPALLARRVDARSGLVLTWGRLQTGHAPNVVPQHAELSGTVRCLDLAAWRDAPDLVHAAIDEVAGMHRAKTVINYVRGVPPVVNDAESIGLLDAAMTERRGSYAIEDTEQSLGGEDFSWYLERVPGAMARLGVRPPGDTRGLDLHRGNFDVDEEAITVGVELFTAAALLAGRS, via the coding sequence TTGAAGTCCCGCGCCGCAGCCCGTTCCGAAGACCTGGTCGACCAGCCGGGAGGAGGTGGGCTGCCCGGCAGGCTCGGTGACGAGCTGCGGGCCGAGCTGATCGCCTTCCGCCGGGATCTGCACATGCACCCCGAGCTGGGCAACCAGGAGTTCCGGACCACCGCCGCCATCAAGGACCGGCTGGAGAAGGCCGGGCTGCGGCCGCGGGTGCTCGACGTGGGCACGGGGCTCGTCTGCGACGTGGGGGAGTGGGACGGCGTGACGCCCATGCTGGCGTTGCGGGCCGACATCGACGCGCTGCCGATCCCGGACACCAAGGTGGACGTCCCCTACCGGTCAACCGTCCCCGACCGGGCCCACGCCTGCGGGCACGACGTCCACACCACCACTGTGCTCGGCGCCGGACTGGTGCTCGCCGGGCTCCACCGCCAGGGGCTCCTGCCCAACGCGGTGCGGCTGGTCTTCCAGCCCGCCGAGGAGGTCCTCCCGGGCGGTGCGGTGGACGCGATCGAGTCCGGGGTGCTGGAGGGCGTCGGGCGGATCATCGCCGTCCACTGCGACCCCAAGGTGGACGCCGGGAGGATCGGGCTCCGCGTCGGGCCCATCACCTCCGCCTGCGACCGCCTGGAGGTCTCCCTCGACGGTCCCGGCGGCCACACCGCCCGCCCGCACCTGACCACCGACCTGGTCACCGCCGCGGCCCGGGTCGCCGTGGACGTCCCCGCGCTGCTCGCCCGCCGCGTCGACGCCCGCTCCGGCCTCGTCCTGACCTGGGGCCGCCTCCAGACGGGCCACGCCCCCAATGTCGTACCGCAGCACGCCGAGCTCTCCGGCACGGTCCGCTGCCTGGACCTGGCCGCCTGGCGTGACGCCCCGGACCTGGTGCACGCCGCCATCGACGAGGTGGCCGGAATGCATCGGGCCAAGACCGTGATCAATTACGTACGGGGCGTCCCGCCCGTGGTGAACGACGCCGAGTCCATCGGTCTGCTGGACGCGGCGATGACCGAGCGTCGCGGCTCGTACGCGATCGAGGACACCGAGCAGAGCCTCGGCGGCGAGGACTTCTCCTGGTATCTGGAGCGCGTCCCCGGCGCCATGGCCCGCCTCGGCGTCCGGCCGCCCGGCGACACGCGCGGTCTGGACCTGCACCGGGGCAACTTCGACGTGGACGAAGAGGCCATCACCGTGGGGGTTGAGCTGTTCACGGCCGCCGCCCTGCTGGCCGGACGGTCGTAG